ATTGAATGATCTTGAATGATCTTGAAATTGAATTATTTGCTGTGTCCATGAGTCTGCATGAACTGCGTTTTGTACAGTAGTTTGTACAGAGACATGACTTTTAAATGCGATCTGCACTTGAATCTCAGCTGCACAGAGAAGAAGAAATGAGGGGTTAATGAGATCCGATGCCGTGGAAGATGGACAAGTACTGAACCAGCAGACAGTTCCacttgaatgaatgaatgactgactgcctGCCTTACAGACACTGACGAACACTGGCTTTCTGACATGCTAGCTGTCTGACCCACtcgaatggtgtgtgtgtgtgtgtgtgtgtgtgtgtgtgtgtgtgtgtgtgtgtgtgtgtgagagagagattgaaagtgTGTGCTACTCACTCACAAAGACCTATAAAGACACAATATACATTTTCAGTAGAAAATGATAGTAGAATGGAAGGACTTTTTGTGATTGTATTTGTTTGTCCCACTCGTGAATCGAGTGAATTTATGAATGAGCACTTGTGCACTTTATTTAAATATTCAGCTTTTTTTTTGCTATTCATTGTCAAGTTTTCGTCCATTGCTTAAAATCACACTTGTACAATCATAGCCAAATGTTGATTATCAGAAACCTTTTTACAGTGTAACAACATTTTGCAGACTCATTTTAATTTCTTCAAGAATAATTACTAGAGCTTATTTTTGCTGTTTACAAACCATGTGCTTCAGTGTCAGTTCTTAAAAGATATCCCCATTTACCATAGACATCATGAGAAATCTCTATATGGGAACATTGTTTCACTTCAAATAAGCTTTATTGGGTCAAATCATACGATTGGGCAGAGCTTAGTATGGTATGTTGATGTAATTCAGTTTTGGCTTATTTCTGCCTTATGAGAAACCACATGAATGTACCACGGATTGAAACAGAACTTCCTAAATATGAAAGGAGGATTTACCATTAATAACACACCTAGatgtggtgattttagcatgtaaatcttggtggggcaaactcccaaTTTtcttttttagatgcatgccagcaaagctactacacaacactaaacaatacattaatagcactataatggtgacaaacagtgcccacaaactgtaaGGGCCtatataaagctgtcccaacagcaaagctttcttttcagcaccatggagtgaatccttaccactgctacacctggctatcagcagagccttgtctggcagcgaaacagttcattcagcctcttaaaaaaaacatagctgatatggctgacttgcttaaacaaatgtggtttcttctGACAATTAAGATGTACAAAccatggcataaggggacgacgagcgagtaagaggcaatctgtaattttgattaagacattgaTGAGCGAGCTAatacggacgtagtcaatataactacttGTTAtgtacttttgaaatgtacagctacaGAATTCAAAACAGAgtccgttcttacagtattctcccttcctccaagtcagaactgtaggataaataaagagggcttataagcagacaatgaaagttcttacaatattcaatgattacatttatctaaaacaggctataggctatatgtgcaccaccaagtcagaacagtaggctaagttatgaggggggaAGGGACCAAGGAAGGTGGCATAGCATTcctcatcaaactttgtcatcaaagtctggtattctctggatttatggtgcttttgagacaactgggaactctgggaaaaaaacaaggttgaatcctGACCTCCAGTGATCTTCCaattggagctctagaaagaggcctgggttcccgacttggaattttAAGTttgatgaccattcaaaacatatttttccaGTTGGGGCTAGTTTTTTTTAACTCACTTTTTGAGTTAtttttgaactcactgaagtctgagatttcccagttctaagtttccagttgttttgaacgtggcagaagtcttgctggattgacagcatgaaTGTTTATCCGTTTATCCTTTTAatcttggaaaagagacccttaaacccagacatggaccacacacccactccactgaatagcaggctagtgattgctttgcaacgcttgcagttagccactgattccttccaaatcactcattgttgaatttgcgatgtCCAACTTgtgtaatatttatgtccaatgagcaccgatatgttttatctataatttatcttcatatgacaaggattgaaaaggatttgccagtagattgtcaatgtgattcatgatgatgactgcttgactagcttgctagctaagattttgaaagtatgatgttgacatgatcagtccactcaaagctacggtagatataacgaGATTTGacaattttatctgtggccaatgaccttgagcttttttggatgggcacttctaatgtaactctaagGCCGCACCCGAGGGGCTTGAATTTTTTTGCTCTACCCGTAGATTTTtcagtgacgtagtgtccccatgagtgacagaacactgagccagtcacggcgcaactagagaacattaccaacccctacgctccgtattttccgctggctgcctcaccaccacagaaaacactgagctaggctgaaacacctgcattttgaagctgccttactcaagaaagcaaaaaagagacccaTGTTTGTATGccgctttattaactcaatgattgaATTTTAATTTTATATTGTTTGAAAGATATGTAACACATATTAataccaaaataacatgcaaaatagACAACAGgaggggctcaaaacaggtggggctctgccctGAATGAAGGGTCGCCACTGGATGTGGATAAAATAGTtataaatatatactgtaaatagtCATATAAAAGTATTATATACAAATGTGTATCTCCTGACACTGTTTTGTAAGCCCCTATATGGGGCCGAACACACAGGACTGTGAAAAACGTTGTGGACATATTTTgggaaaataaacacattttctgtTGCACCAATATTGTCTTATTGTGGTTCTTCATGGGGAAATGGAATGAAACGCACACACATTTGACTTATGAATCAAAGTCTTTATGCATAACATACTTGGTCAtagtcagtgttggggagtagtgaactacacgTAATTTAATAGGTTAAAATacatctgactccagagtgaTCTGTTATTACAATTTGTAGTGTATTACATTTTAGATTTAGATATAATTTATTACGTAGGCTGAATGTAGTTAACTACTTTTGTAAAGTAACTTTAGTTTCTTAAAGGTAactttagtgtagcttaacttcttccagtgtgaagtaattggtagcttccCCTACACTGGTCATAGTAATGTTACAGTTAAATATGATCGTGTTCAGTCCAGCTGGGGTTAAGAAATTTCCTTACGATCTTTACAGTAGTGTCGTAAATATAGGCTAGGTTGCCAAGCGACCATCTGATTTCAGGCTTAGGCAGCTCTACTGTAAAGTGAGGGGATCCACACAGAAGGTTAAAGTGAGTTCACCAAAACACGGTAAATAATTACATgtataccatatttacataacgTTTGACAAGTCAACCCTAACATAATATTGTACATGCTTGCTCAACAACAATGTGGGGGAAATTGTTTAGCAAGTGACCACACAGCGCGAACGGTCTTTCTTGTCGTTAGCAAGCTAACTTTAGCTGTCTTTTACGTCAGTATGTTCGTTTATCAATACaattagctagctaaacagtTAGCTAGACAGCAAAGTCGAGTGAAATAAGTGCATGGCTGCCTAATATTGCTAGCCAGCATAGCTGGAATTAACGACGTTAATaatactagctagctagataatggGCTTGTATGAATGTCAAAATGCAACGTTGCtttggctagttagctagctaacttaactcGTTAGGGCTGGCAagctgtaacgttagctagctggcaatCGCACGTTAAAGTGGTTCTGACAGTATTTTAGGAACATGAAATCTTATTAAAATCTGTTCATGTACACCCCCAGAAAGAATATGACACTTTAAACATGTTCTGACAAACGACTAACGTTACTTAGATGAGGTCATTTTCACAAGTTCTTAAGTGTTTGGGAATTGCATatactaaggcatttgtgaaaattatATAGCTAATAGTGGGAAAGCAGCCGTGCGTTTAGACAATTAGTAGACATTGcattaaataaaaacatacagtaccagtcaaaagttttacacacctactcattccagatgtatttatttgtatttattaaaaaaaaaaaattaaactgtTTTTACTTGCAGAGTAATATTgaagacaaaactatgaaataacacaaatggaatcatctagtaaccaaaaaagtgttcaacaaatcaaaatatatttgagattattctaagtagctaccctttgccttgatgacagctttgcaaactctaaaccagcttcacaacgttgtcacctggaatgcatttgaattaacaggtgtgccttgttaaattgTGGAATACCAAAAAATggattggtgaattatattaatcatgcattgaactgcatccatctattctgccaacaatgccttagtgtACACCTATCTATCTATACAGTACATTGTAGCCACTAATTGcactgatgacagctttgcacactcttggcattctctcaaccagcttcacctggaatgattttccaactgtcttgaaggactaaccacatgctgagcacttgttggctgcttttccttcaccctgcagtccaaatcatcccaaaccatttcaattgggttgtggtcgggtgattgtggaggccaggtcatctgctgcagcactccatcactctcctccttggtaaaatagcccttacacagcctggagatgtgttgggtcattgtcctgttgaaaaacaaatgatagtcccacaaagcgTAAAccggatgggatggcgtatcactgccgAATGTggtggttgccatgctggttaagtatgcctagaattctaaataaatcaagactgtgtcaccagcaaagcaccattacacctcttccatgcttcacagtgggaaccacacatgcagagatcatctgttcacctattctgcatctcacaaagacatggcagttggaaccataaaataaaataataataatctcaaatttggactcatcagaccaaaggacagatttccaccggtctaatgtccattgctcgtgcttcttggctcaagcaagtcttcttcttcttattggtgtccttctagtagtggtttcttggcagcaattcaaccatgaaggcctgattcacgcagtctcctctgaacagtttatgttgagatgtgtttgttacttgaactctgtgaagcatttatttgggctgaaatttttgaggctggtaactaatgaacttatcctctgtagcagaggcaACTCTGAGTCTTCtgttcctgtggtggtcctcatgagagccagtttcataatagcgctgaatggtttttgcgactgcacttgaagaaacgttaagttctttaaatgttctgcattgactgaccttcatatcttaaagtaatgatggactgtcgtacctttgcttatttgagctgttcttgccataatatggactttgtcttttatcaaatagtgctttcttctgtataccacccctaccttgtcacaacacaagtaattggctcaaacacattaagacggaaagaaattacacaaattaacttttaacaaggcacacctgttaattgaaatacattccaggtcctcatgcagctggttgagagaatgccaagagagtgcaaagctgtcatcaaggcaaagggtggttactttgaagaatctcagatataaaatatattttggtttaacacttttttttttgttagtacatgattccatatgtgttatttgatagttttgatgtcttcactgttattctacaatgtagaaaattgtaaaaataaagaaaaaccctggaatgagtaggtgtgtcaacttttgattggtactgtacatttgcttaactagctatagcctaatgttagctagctaacattgaacctggttggttagctacctgcagattcatgcagggtagtaacatcatgagttgggattatggttcattgtgtACCTAGCTCGCTAGCTACTTGTTTTAACCAAAGACtttactatgcaagtaaccattttggGTGCATTCGAAAATTCAGTCTGTCCATCtgctccgatttcagagcactcttgtctgagtgtgccagagcgcagaataactgattaatTTGTGAACCCTCAACACCAGCTGAATATGGCCGGTTTCAGTAAACGTAGGCTAAAAAGCATAATTCAAttattgccagcagcacagttgcactcaccaacgctctggataaaatgaaaacagcctaaccagctctgctaggttGAGTAAAATGGTTAGAGTGGGGTGTtgtctcattatgtgtctggaagtagcttgtAAGCTAGCCAATGATGTTAGCCAGTTagtttgggtgcttgactgccgttgtgaggtcagaacgttcggatcaaccctactcatcggccagagcgtccgGTTTGCTCTCCGAGAGTGATACATtttgaatttacgaatggacaatctgaccgcacagttgcagtcaccaacgttctatataacataacagcctatccagctctgctagggtgagtaatgttcagtgagctgccCTGTCATTTGTGTCTGAAAGTATCTAGCAAGTTAGCTATGGGGCTTGACTTGCTGTTAGTACAGAACGCTTgaatcaacccttaaagagatgggtggggttaaagcttaagagggtgtgaacgatgctaaatgggtgtagacaaagaactCTCCagtagtaaactcagcaaaaaaagaaatgtccctttttcaggaccctgtctttcaaagataattggtCAAAacacaaataacttcacagatcttcattgtaaagggtttaaacactgtttcccatgtgtGTTCAATGAACAATTAAGAACATGCacttgtggaacggtcgttaagacactaacagttatgaaaacttaggacactaaagaggcctttctattgactctgaaaaacaccaaaagaaagatggccagggtccctgctcatctgcctgaatgtgctttaggcatgctgcaaggaggcttgaggactgcagatgtggccagggaaataaattgcaatgtccatactgttagacgcctaagacagcactacagggagacaggaaggacagcTGATTTTCCTTCCAGTGGCAGGCCACGTGCAACAACACATGCACAggtgcccgagttacaccaggaatgcacaatccctccatcagtgctcagactatccgcgagaggctggactgagggcttgtagtcctgttgtaaggcaggtcctcaccagacatcactggcaacaacttcacctatgggcacaaacccaccgtcgctggaccagacaggactggcaaaaagtgctcttcactgacgagtcgcagttttgtctcaccagggatgatggttggattcgcgtttattgtcgaaggaatgagcgttacacctaGGCCTTTACTCTGGAGggggagggtccgtcatggtctggggcaatgtgtcacagcatcatcggactgagcttgttgccattgcaggcaatctcaacgctgtgcgttacagggaagacttcctcctccctcatgtggtaggcttcctgcaggctcatcctgacatggccctccagcatgacaatgccaccagccatactgcttgttctgtgcgtgatttcctgcaagacaggaatgtcagtgttctgccatggccagcgtagagcccagatctcaatcccattgagcacgtctgggacctgttggatcagaggatgagggctagggccataccccccagaaatatccgataacttgcaggtgccttggtggaagagtgggttaacatcacacagcaaaaactggcaaatctggtgcagtccatgatgaGGATATgcattgcagtacttaatgcagctggtggccacaccagatactgactgttacttttgattttgaccccccccccccccccccccctttgttcagggacacattattcaatttctgttagtcacatgtctgtggaacttgttcagtttatgtctcagttgttgaatcttgttatgttcatagaaatatttacacgtaaagtttgctgaaaataaatccagttgacagtgagaggacgtttctttttttgctgggtttagtaccaaaacattgaaaaggccattttctcaaaagtgagtttacaagtttattaACTTTCAAAGCAAAAATTCCTTCCCATTGTTCATAAACTGAAgggtatgatataccattttggaTAAAAGTAAAGACGCCAGAGCTacaatttcaatttttttttacagcagACCAATTTTGAGCTGGTCGgtcacatgtgggaactcctttaagactgttggaaaagcattccaggtgaaactggttgagagaatgccaagggtgtgcaaagctatcatcaaggcaaagggtggctactttgaagaatctaaaatatttggttactacatgatatgtgttatttcatagttttgatgtcttcactaatattctacaatgtagaaaatagtaaaaaaataaagaacctgtgaatgagtaggtgtgtcaaatgttgactggtactgtatgtggacaccccttcaaatgagtggatttggctatttcagccacacacccATGCATACTCCATAactaaacattggcagtagactgGCCTTACGGAAtagctcagtgattttcaacgtggtaccgtcataggatgccaccttatcaacaagtcagtttgtcacattTTGGCCTTGCAAGAGCTGCCCTATTATTAAACtgtgctattattgtgaagtggaaacgtataGGAGAAACCAAGTGCTGAAGTCCATAGCACagaaaaattgtctgtcctcggttgcaacactcaccacagagttccaaacggcctctagaagcaacgtcagcacactaactgttcatcgggagcttcatgaaatgggtttccatggccgagcagttgCACATAAGTCTAAGAtcatcatgcgcaatgccaagagtggtgtaaagctctgtgccattgtactctggagcagtggaaacgcgttctttggactgatgaatcatgcttcaccatctggcagtctgacagccgaatctgggtttggaggatgcaaggagaacgctacctgccccaatgcatagtgccaactgtaaagttaggtggaggaggaataatggtctggggctgtttttcatggttacgGTTAGTTTcacttagttccagtaaaggaaaatcttaacgcgacagcatacaatgacattctagacaattctgtgcttccaactttgtaacaacagtttggggaaggccctttcctgtttcagcatgacaatacccccgtgcacaaagcaaggttcatacagaaatggtctgtcgagattggtgtggaagaacttcattggtctgcacagagccctgacctcatccccatcgaacactttgggatgaattggaacaccgactgcgagccagacctaacaTTTGAGCCCGaccacactaatgctcttgtggctgaatggaagcaagtccctgcagcaatgttccaacatctagtggaaagccttcctagaacaGTGGATGCTGTTTTAAGCAGCAAATGGGGGACTTACTCCATATTAATGCATATGATATTGGAATGAGGTGTTTgaccagcaggtgtccacatacttttggtcatgtagtgtacgtcATGGAATGTGGAGTCCAATAGAACCTACTTCTgaaacctcttataaagttggttttgtaaTATAAActgagattattttttttttactgatattattatttgtttatttcatatctgcaaagtagttaaaccgctgtcagttccactttaactaGCTTGCCCATTCATGTACTGTAATGCTAGCGCATATGGCTGGGTATGGCCCCAGTGTTCTCGAGAGTTAATGTTATCTAGTTCTACTGAACATTTGGCTATTGTTCTTGAATTTATATTGATGCTTCCAGTTTTATGAACAATAATGTACAGCTAGAGGGCTCTCTATACCAATGAGAAATGTCAGAGATTTAATGCACAGCCAACACATTGGGTGTATTAATTCGCCAATAGACCGTAACATTAGCAAacagttgcaaaatgttttgcaactaaAATTAGTTTtctttggacaaattcaggtgtgCGTCTCCCTGTTTTATTCAGTTTGTTTCTgcttggttcctagtgaatacatcCCTTGTTATTATGGCCATAATAGCTCTAGAGAAAAGACAAAGAAACACAAAGGCCCCTTTCTAATCAAAAACCTTAAGCATCACCTTTGctcttctcttcccccccccATCCTGCAGCATCATGCCGTTCATCGACCTCCAGGGGAAGTTGGGTATCAACATGGACAAATGGATGTTGATCCAGGGTGGAGAGCAACCATATAAACGTGCGCCGCGCTGCCACGCCTTTGAGAAGGAGTGGATCGAGTGTGCAGATGGCATTGGTCAGACCCGTGCCAAAAAGGAGTGCAAGCTCGAGTTTGAGGACTTCTATGAGTGCATGCACAGAGAGAAGACGGTGAGTGTAAGACATCTgagctgaagtgtgtgtgtgaactgtgaagatttgattgtgtgtgtgtttcatgtccTTTCCCCATAAACACTTGTGATTTCATCAACTAAGACCTGTTGAAGAGTTGTCAGTTGATGTCCATGTCTTTGATAAAATAACTGCTTGTCATCCTACATGGGTGTCCATCCTAGGGATGTGATAAATGGAAAAATGTTCTTAACATTTAAACATAAAATTCATACATTTccactagaggttgaccgattaatcggaatggccgatttaattagggccgatttcaagttttcacaacaatcggaaatcggtcatTTTGGATGCcaattttcttttttcttttcttttacaCCTTttattgaatctttatttaactaggcaagtcagtaaagaacacattcttattttcaatgacggcctaggaacggtgggttaactgccttgttcaggggcagaatgacaggtttttaccttgtcagctcagggattcaatcttgcaaccttacggttaactagtccaacgctctaacaacctgcctcacgaggagcccgcctgttgcgcgaatgcagtaagaagccatggtaagttgctagctagcaataaacttaatcaatcataatcactagttataactaactacacatggttgatgatattgctagtttatctagcgtgtcctgcgttgcatataatcgatgcagtgcgcatttgcgaaaaaggactcgttgctccaatgtgtacctaaccataaacaccaatgcctttcttaaaatcaatacacagaagtacagtgccttgcgaaagtattcggcccccttgaactttgcgaccttttgccacatttcaggcttcaaacataaagatataaaactgtatttttttgtgaagaatcaacaacaagtaggacacaatcatgaagtggaacgacatttattggatatttcaaacttttttaacaaatcaaaaactgaaaaattgggcgtgcaaaattattcagcccctttactttcagtgcagcaaactctctccagaagttcagtgaggatctctgaatgatccaatgttgacctaaatgactaatgatgataaatacaatccacctgtgtgtaatcatgtctccgtataaatgcacctgcactgtgatagtctcagaggttcgttaaaagcgcagagagcatcatgaagaacaaggaacacaccaggcaggtcagagatactgttgtgaagaagtttaaagccggattttgatgcaaaaagatttcccaagctttaaacatcccaaggagcactgtgcaagcgataatattgaaatggaaggagtatcagaccactgcaaatctaccaagacctggccgtccctctaaactttcagctcatacaaggagaagactgatcagagatgcagccaagaggcccatgatcactctggatgaactgcagagatctacagctgaggtgggagactctgtccataggacaacaatcagtcgtatattgcacaaatctggcctttatggaagagtggcaagaagaaagccatttcttaaagatatccataaaaagtgttgtttaaagtttgccacaagccacctgggagacacaccaaacatgtggaagaaggtgctctggtcagatgaaaccaaaatgtaactttttggcaacaatgcaaaacgttatgtttgccgtaaaagcaacacagctcatcaccctgaacacaccatccccactgtcaaacatggtggtggcagcatcatggtttgggcctgcttttcttcagcagggacagggatgatggttaaaattgatggg
This genomic interval from Oncorhynchus clarkii lewisi isolate Uvic-CL-2024 chromosome 18, UVic_Ocla_1.0, whole genome shotgun sequence contains the following:
- the LOC139372602 gene encoding NADH dehydrogenase [ubiquinone] iron-sulfur protein 5-like, whose amino-acid sequence is MPFIDLQGKLGINMDKWMLIQGGEQPYKRAPRCHAFEKEWIECADGIGQTRAKKECKLEFEDFYECMHREKTHKRLYEIRKQRDKMVKEGTYQTPAHHTGAQADNRP